One segment of Mycobacterium spongiae DNA contains the following:
- a CDS encoding PPE family protein → MNFQVLPPEINSVLLYGGAGSGPLLAAAAGWEGLAAELGLAAESFGSVTSGLAAGPGGLWQGAAAAAMTAAAAPYVGWLDAAAVAALTAAGQARVAAGAFEAALAASVDPVVVAANRAVVRSLALSNVLGQNTALIAAVEAEYEVMWAQDVAAMVGYHGGASSAAALPAFGQPLAGLAGLAKVFRLNAGSANVGNYNFGLGNVGAFNVGGSNVGGRNVGGANVGSGNLGFGNVGSGNVGFGNSGLGLVPGLGNIGSGNAGSNNVGLANLGVGNIGFANTGNNNIGIGLTGNNLTGVGGLNSGSGNIGLFNSGTGNVGFFNSGTGNFGLFNSGSYNTGVGNSGVASSGFFNTGSFNTGVANAGGYNTGSFNAGSTNTGDFNPGSVNTGWLNTGDTNTGIGNSGDVNTGVFISGNYSNGALWVGDYQGLFGLFAGSSISEIPIGLGLDGGIGPITLEPIQILPDIPLNIQHTFNLGPLVVPDIVIPAFDGGTAIPISIGPLTLSPITLFAAQVFNTTFNVGPLNVLGVVNVPAITDSAGTVIGPISIDTRINQSLPFTIDWNTPAITVLPNGISVPDNPLALLASASIGTAGVTIPGFSIPAQPLPLTIDIAGQIDGFSTPAITIDRIPLNLGIGVNIGPIPIEGLNIPATPGVGNSTIAPSSGFFNSGAGGTSGFGNFGAGSSGWWNQAPSAVAGAGSGVLNAATLGSGVLNVGSGLSGLYNTSALGAGVPAVLSGAGNIGQQLSGLSAAGTALNQTVIANLGLANVGNLNVGLGNVGEFNVGGANIGDINLGNANIGDGNIGFANVGHGNVGAGNAGLAVGLPGLGNVGFGNTGSGNWGLANLGVGNIGFANSGSNNIGIGLVGDNLTGIGGLNSGSGNIGLFNAGTGNIGFFNSGTGNVGIGNSGSYNTGVGNSGMASTGLFNSGSFNTGVANPGSYNTGSFNAGDTNTGDGNPGSVNTGWFNTGQANTGIANAGTVGTGAFMSGDFSNGILWRGEYEGLVGARLGPTISQFPVTVQAGAGVGPVTVAPVPIPALHFDITNASVGLGPFTLPEITIPAIPIDAVGSVNLGEATIAPIRAIEALTASLGIGLGSFSFNEPFATIGQLGDPNGFFLSNLSLSGVTLSGSTVGSAVPASISFSSNALTLFPNGWTIPAQTPVTVNLSGGNDAITFFPGGLVFPQASAGVTNLSGGLDAFTLLPNGLTIDTIAAGVDGTALIGPIQIPVIDIPAVPGIGNTTTAPSSGFFNAGGGGGSGFGNVGAGMSGWWNQAHDVLAGASSGLANATTLGSGVLNVGSGLSGLYNTSTLGIGAPAMLSGIGNVGHQLAGLLAAGTVLSQGSSITNVGLADIGVFNLGVGNLGDVNVGAANFGEGNLGWGNLGATNIGFANIGTDNLGWANTGVAAGLAGVGNIGFANAGDSNWGLANLGVGNVGWANTGTGNIGIGLVGDNLTGIGGVNSGAGNIGLFNSGTGNIGFFNTGTGNFGLFNSGDYNTGIANSGIASTGVFNAGNFNTGLANPGSYNTGSFNVGDTNTGDFNTGSLNTGWLNTGDANTGVLNTGTFNTGALMSGNANNGLLWRGDYEGLFGVSFGITIPEFPIHITTTGGVDPIVIPDIELLPPLHLDLTGDASYQFAVPDIPIPGITIGIDGVVNVDFTAPATTLLSALNATGVFTAGPATLSNVRINDFDLNVTLPQAIVDFFRVFDPNFANPVVIELNSPVSLNSVALGAISVPLEISPDPIMLEAISESSSTLIDEAFDIPASIIDGLSMSEVLPIDLSVDIPAVTIPGVRIDPIPLDFDILTSAGPITIPIIDIPAVPGFGNSTELASSGFFNSGGGGGSGFGNVGAAVSGLLHQAAPNAMLGTLSGLGNAGTLASGLLNSGTDISGLFNVSTLNVGEPAVISGFGNLGNQLSGLSLDGLIAMLTSGGSGGSGEPSIIDLALAELQHLNIQNLFDLGNVGGINLGFANIGELNVGAGNLGTTNVGGGNLGAQNFGLGNIGDGNVGFGNVGHGNVGFGNSGLAAGLAGVANVGWANAGSDNWGLANLGVGNIGFANTGDNNIGIGLVGDNLTGFGGWNSGTGNLGLFNSGTGNIGFFNTGTGNFGIGNSGSYNTGIGNSGVASTGLFNAGSFNTGVANAGGYNTGSLNVGSFNTGDVNPGDINTGWFNVGDINTGWFNTGNVNTGAFNAGSFNNGALWTGDWHGVYGFSFSIDIAGSTLLDINETLNFGPVTIDQIDIPGMSLFDIDELIEIGPFTIPQIDVPAIDLDIHDLIPDLPTEIPPIVFFPGVDFPGETIVTPVINPATPAPPPFTLPVITVDISQPGILAGTWTIGQPNGLNANGHANQPVTGITITTGAGNASTGSTSITIPPIVIPEIATSSIPLNIDGALRLPAFTLFPGGLSIPENPIPLMVQAAGVLDPITIFPGGFTIDPLPLNLALNLSVPDSSIPIIDIPATPGFGNTTPTPSSGFFNSGTGGTSGFGNFGAGISGWWNQAHELLAGSGSGVLNVGSLGSGVLNVGSGVSGLYNTSTLDLGTPALLSGIGTLGQQLAGISAAGTALHQTLIVNLGLANVGNVNVGLGNVGQFNLGGANLGDLNLGLGNIGGGNLGFANVGDGNFGWANKGLAALAGVGNVGFANAGSDNWGLANLGVGNIGLANTGSNNIGIGLVGDNLTGIGGLNSGAGNLGLFNSGTGNVGFFNTGTGNVGLFNSGDYNTGIANSGVANTGLFNAGSFNTGVANPGSYNTGSFNAGDTNSGDVNPGDVNTGWFNTGHANTGIANSGAVGTGAFLSGNFSNGILWRGDYEGLLGLSYHLDVPKISILDAEFTGSFGPVVIPPIPVPEINAHLGGNVAMGAFTLPQIDIPALDPDITGNIALGPITLPSVTIPAIDSITFISSSDGVTAPFTSFSPFIIWTSAGVGAPTYYTIGREYIPTPILDPPTPFATGNVGANGGMSGPSNTIISLATQAFSTPALSIQPLSAGFGVPGSLDAITVFPGGLTFDGASLLNLDVIAGAGGVDIPAITFPQIPASAVGSLFVAPSSIPLIDIPPTPGIGNTTTLPSSGFFNTGAGGGSGWGNVGAGMSGWWNQAHDVVAGAGSGYFNVGSLSSGILNVGSAVSGFYNTATVAFGTPAVVSGIGNVGDHLAGVLAANAGGHNPITVFNAGLANVGNGDVGFANVGNLNWGAANIGDLNLGLGNIGGGNLGFANVGEGNLGFANSGLAAGLAGVGNVGWGNAGSGNWGLANLGVGNIGLANTGSNNIGIGLVGDNLTGIGGLNSGAGNIGLFNSGTGNVGFFNTGTGNFGLFNSGSYNTGIGNSGIASTGLFNAGSFNTGMANTGSYNTGTFNAGDTNTGDLNPGNTNTGWLNTGHSNTGIANAGNVNTGAFIEGNFSNGMLWRGNYQGLPGFELGYTIPQFPAVGVEVTGGVGPITVLPSIQIPSIPWGVTAIGDIGALAIPDIPIPSFTVGIDPSLAVGPISVADIILTTPGATLSVLQSEVTTISGSSDSFVLLASFALRLPGPVMFMGNPGGETVITPGFSVDPIAFDPTPVSFPGFTIPTDPIQIGLPLSLTIPGFTIPGGTLIPQLPLGLALSDGTPAFDIPSLITIDRIALDLTGDSTIGPINIPIFGFGGTPGFGNMTTLPSSGFFNTGGGGGSGFYNVGSAMSGWLNAISDPLLGSASGFANFGTELSGILNRGADLSGVYNRSTLDLITSAVVSGFANVGQNLSGLFYTGTGP, encoded by the coding sequence ATGAATTTTCAGGTGCTGCCCCCGGAGATCAATTCCGTATTGCTGTATGGGGGTGCGGGGTCGGGTCCGTTGTTGGCTGCGGCGGCGGGGTGGGAGGGGTTGGCCGCGGAGTTGGGGTTGGCGGCGGAGTCGTTTGGGTCGGTGACGTCGGGGTTGGCGGCGGGACCGGGTGGGTTGTGGCAGGGTGCGGCGGCGGCGGCGATGACGGCGGCGGCGGCTCCGTATGTGGGGTGGTTGGACGCGGCGGCGGTGGCGGCGTTGACGGCGGCGGGGCAGGCGCGGGTGGCGGCGGGGGCTTTTGAGGCGGCGTTGGCGGCGTCGGTGGATCCGGTGGTGGTGGCGGCCAATCGGGCGGTGGTGCGGTCGTTGGCGTTGTCGAATGTGTTGGGGCAGAACACCGCGTTGATCGCGGCGGTTGAGGCTGAGTATGAGGTGATGTGGGCCCAGGATGTGGCCGCGATGGTGGGGTATCACGGCGGCGCGTCGTCAGCGGCGGCGTTGCCGGCGTTTGGTCAGCCGTTGGCGGGGTTGGCGGGCCTGGCGAAGGTGTTTCGGCTGAATGCGGGGTCGGCCAATGTGGGCAATTACAACTTCGGTCTGGGCAACGTGGGGGCGTTCAACGTTGGTGGGTCCAACGTCGGTGGGCGCAATGTGGGTGGGGCCAACGTGGGGAGCGGCAACCTGGGTTTCGGCAATGTCGGTAGCGGCAATGTCGGTTTCGGAAATTCCGGTCTGGGGCTGGTGCCGGGCCTTGGCAATATTGGTTCGGGCAATGCCGGGAGCAATAATGTTGGTCTTGCGAACTTGGGTGTGGGCAATATCGGTTTCGCGAACACCGGCAACAATAACATCGGTATTGGGCTCACCGGTAACAACCTGACCGGTGTCGGTGGGCTGAACTCGGGTAGCGGGAACATTGGGCTGTTCAACTCGGGGACCGGGAACGTCGGTTTTTTTAATTCCGGGACCGGGAATTTCGGGTTGTTCAACTCGGGGAGTTACAACACGGGTGTCGGTAATTCGGGGGTGGCCAGTAGTGGGTTTTTCAACACCGGAAGCTTCAATACGGGCGTGGCGAATGCTGGTGGTTACAACACGGGTAGTTTCAACGCGGGGAGCACCAATACCGGTGATTTCAATCCGGGCAGCGTCAACACGGGCTGGTTGAACACCGGGGACACCAACACCGGGATCGGCAACTCTGGCGATGTCAACACCGGTGTGTTCATCTCGGGTAACTACAGCAACGGCGCCTTGTGGGTGGGCGATTACCAGGGCCTGTTTGGCCTCTTCGCCGGATCTTCGATATCGGAGATCCCGATCGGGCTGGGCCTCGACGGCGGTATTGGTCCGATCACTCTTGAGCCGATCCAGATCCTTCCGGACATCCCGCTGAATATTCAGCACACCTTTAACTTGGGTCCGCTGGTGGTTCCCGATATTGTGATTCCGGCATTCGATGGGGGCACTGCCATACCCATCAGCATCGGCCCACTGACCCTCTCGCCCATCACTCTCTTCGCCGCCCAGGTCTTCAACACGACTTTTAACGTTGGTCCGCTGAATGTGTTGGGGGTCGTCAACGTACCCGCGATCACTGATTCAGCTGGTACTGTGATCGGCCCCATCAGTATCGACACCAGAATAAACCAATCATTACCCTTTACTATCGACTGGAATACCCCCGCCATCACGGTGTTGCCGAATGGCATCAGTGTTCCGGATAATCCGCTGGCGTTGCTGGCCAGTGCGTCGATCGGTACCGCTGGCGTTACTATCCCCGGGTTTAGTATTCCGGCGCAGCCGTTGCCGTTGACGATCGATATCGCGGGCCAGATCGATGGCTTTAGCACCCCGGCGATCACGATTGACCGCATCCCGCTGAACCTGGGGATCGGGGTCAACATCGGTCCGATCCCGATCGAGGGTCTGAATATTCCGGCGACGCCGGGGGTGGGGAACTCGACGATTGCGCCGTCGTCGGGATTCTTTAACTCCGGTGCCGGTGGGACCTCGGGTTTCGGGAACTTCGGAGCGGGTAGTTCGGGGTGGTGGAACCAGGCACCCAGTGCGGTGGCCGGTGCCGGTTCGGGTGTGCTCAACGCCGCCACGCTGGGCTCGGGTGTGCTCAACGTCGGCTCGGGACTTTCGGGGCTCTACAACACCAGCGCGCTGGGTGCCGGAGTCCCGGCGGTGCTCTCGGGTGCCGGCAACATCGGCCAGCAGCTGTCGGGGTTGTCGGCGGCGGGGACCGCGCTCAATCAGACGGTGATCGCCAACCTGGGGTTGGCCAACGTCGGCAACCTCAACGTCGGGCTGGGCAATGTCGGGGAGTTCAATGTCGGCGGCGCCAACATCGGTGACATCAACCTGGGCAACGCCAATATCGGCGACGGCAATATCGGGTTCGCCAACGTGGGGCACGGCAACGTTGGCGCCGGTAATGCTGGGCTGGCCGTGGGGTTACCAGGGCTGGGCAATGTGGGTTTCGGTAACACCGGTAGCGGCAACTGGGGTTTGGCGAATCTGGGTGTGGGCAATATTGGTTTTGCTAATAGCGGTAGCAACAACATCGGGATCGGGCTGGTCGGGGACAACCTGACCGGTATCGGGGGTCTCAACTCGGGTAGCGGCAATATCGGGTTGTTCAACGCCGGCACCGGCAACATCGGGTTCTTCAATTCGGGGACCGGCAACGTCGGCATCGGCAACTCCGGGTCCTACAACACCGGCGTCGGGAACTCCGGTATGGCCAGTACCGGGTTGTTCAACTCCGGGAGCTTCAACACCGGGGTCGCTAACCCGGGTAGTTACAACACCGGCAGCTTCAATGCCGGCGACACCAACACCGGCGATGGCAACCCGGGCAGCGTCAATACGGGCTGGTTCAACACTGGGCAAGCCAACACTGGTATCGCGAATGCGGGCACCGTGGGTACCGGCGCGTTCATGTCGGGTGATTTCAGCAACGGCATCCTGTGGCGCGGCGAGTATGAGGGCTTGGTAGGGGCACGGTTGGGGCCCACGATTTCCCAATTCCCGGTCACGGTGCAGGCGGGTGCGGGGGTGGGGCCGGTGACTGTGGCGCCGGTGCCGATCCCGGCCCTGCACTTCGACATCACCAACGCCTCGGTGGGTCTAGGCCCGTTCACCCTCCCAGAGATCACCATTCCCGCGATCCCCATCGACGCCGTGGGATCCGTAAACCTCGGGGAAGCCACCATCGCGCCAATTCGTGCGATTGAGGCCCTCACCGCCTCTCTGGGGATTGGTCTCGGATCCTTCAGCTTCAACGAGCCGTTCGCCACTATTGGCCAGTTGGGCGATCCCAATGGGTTCTTCTTGTCGAACTTGTCACTCAGTGGCGTCACGCTCAGCGGTTCTACGGTTGGCAGTGCCGTCCCCGCAAGCATCAGCTTCAGCAGTAACGCGTTGACGCTGTTCCCGAATGGCTGGACGATTCCTGCACAGACGCCGGTGACGGTGAACCTGTCCGGCGGTAATGACGCGATCACGTTCTTCCCGGGTGGTCTGGTGTTCCCGCAGGCGTCTGCGGGGGTCACCAACCTGTCCGGTGGTCTGGACGCGTTCACGTTGCTGCCCAACGGGCTCACGATCGACACCATTGCGGCCGGGGTGGATGGGACCGCGTTGATCGGGCCGATCCAGATCCCAGTTATCGATATTCCGGCGGTCCCGGGTATCGGCAACACCACCACGGCACCGTCGTCGGGGTTCTTCAACGCCGGTGGCGGTGGGGGATCGGGTTTCGGCAATGTGGGTGCGGGCATGTCGGGCTGGTGGAACCAGGCCCACGACGTGCTGGCCGGAGCGAGCTCGGGTTTGGCCAACGCCACCACCCTGGGCTCGGGGGTGCTCAACGTCGGCTCGGGACTCTCGGGGCTCTACAACACCAGCACCCTGGGGATCGGGGCGCCGGCGATGCTGTCGGGCATCGGCAATGTGGGCCATCAGCTGGCGGGGTTGTTGGCCGCGGGCACGGTGCTTAGCCAGGGCAGCAGCATCACCAACGTCGGTCTGGCCGATATCGGCGTATTCAACCTCGGGGTGGGCAACCTCGGCGACGTCAACGTGGGTGCGGCCAACTTCGGCGAAGGCAATCTGGGGTGGGGCAACCTCGGCGCCACCAATATCGGGTTCGCCAACATCGGTACCGACAACCTGGGGTGGGCCAACACCGGCGTCGCCGCCGGTCTGGCTGGTGTGGGCAATATCGGGTTCGCCAACGCCGGGGACAGCAACTGGGGGTTGGCGAATCTGGGTGTGGGCAATGTCGGGTGGGCCAACACCGGCACGGGCAATATCGGGATCGGGCTGGTCGGGGACAACCTGACCGGGATCGGCGGCGTGAACTCCGGGGCCGGCAATATCGGGTTGTTCAACTCCGGCACCGGCAATATCGGGTTCTTCAACACCGGCACCGGCAATTTCGGATTGTTCAACTCCGGCGACTACAACACCGGGATCGCCAACTCCGGTATCGCCAGTACCGGGGTGTTCAACGCCGGGAACTTCAACACCGGTCTGGCCAATCCCGGCAGCTACAACACGGGTAGCTTCAACGTCGGCGACACCAACACCGGCGATTTCAACACCGGCAGCCTCAACACCGGCTGGCTCAACACCGGTGACGCCAACACCGGGGTGCTCAATACCGGCACGTTCAACACCGGGGCGTTGATGTCGGGCAACGCCAACAACGGCCTGCTGTGGCGCGGCGACTACGAGGGCCTGTTCGGCGTGTCCTTTGGCATCACGATTCCCGAGTTCCCGATCCATATCACCACCACCGGCGGGGTGGACCCCATCGTCATCCCCGACATCGAGCTGCTTCCCCCACTGCACTTGGACCTGACCGGAGACGCGAGCTACCAGTTCGCGGTGCCCGATATCCCCATCCCGGGAATCACCATCGGCATCGACGGCGTCGTCAACGTCGACTTCACCGCCCCCGCCACCACCTTGCTATCGGCGTTGAACGCTACCGGAGTTTTTACCGCGGGCCCCGCTACCCTCTCGAACGTCCGAATTAATGACTTCGACCTCAATGTGACCCTTCCGCAGGCCATCGTGGACTTTTTCCGGGTCTTTGATCCGAACTTCGCTAATCCCGTCGTGATTGAATTGAACTCCCCGGTATCCCTCAATTCCGTAGCGCTTGGCGCAATATCTGTGCCGCTGGAGATATCTCCGGATCCCATTATGCTGGAAGCAATTTCAGAGAGCAGTTCGACACTCATCGACGAAGCGTTTGATATTCCGGCGTCGATCATTGATGGGCTTTCGATGTCTGAGGTGTTGCCGATTGATTTGTCGGTGGACATCCCGGCGGTCACCATTCCGGGTGTCAGGATTGACCCGATCCCGCTGGATTTCGACATCCTCACCAGTGCGGGGCCGATCACCATCCCGATTATCGATATCCCGGCGGTCCCGGGCTTCGGGAACTCGACCGAGCTGGCGTCATCGGGTTTCTTCAACTCCGGCGGTGGCGGCGGTTCGGGATTCGGCAATGTCGGGGCGGCGGTGTCGGGCCTGCTGCACCAGGCCGCCCCGAACGCGATGCTGGGGACGTTGTCCGGGCTGGGCAATGCCGGCACCCTGGCCTCGGGCCTGCTGAACTCGGGCACCGACATCTCGGGGCTGTTCAACGTCAGCACGCTCAACGTCGGCGAACCCGCGGTGATCTCGGGTTTCGGCAACCTCGGCAACCAGCTGTCGGGGCTGTCCCTTGATGGCCTGATCGCAATGCTGACCAGCGGGGGTTCGGGCGGGTCGGGCGAGCCGAGCATCATCGACTTGGCCCTGGCCGAGCTGCAGCACTTGAACATCCAGAACCTGTTTGACCTAGGCAACGTCGGTGGGATCAACCTCGGCTTCGCCAATATCGGCGAACTCAATGTGGGTGCGGGCAACCTCGGCACCACCAATGTGGGTGGCGGCAACCTCGGTGCGCAGAACTTTGGGTTGGGCAATATCGGCGACGGCAATGTTGGGTTCGGCAACGTTGGCCACGGCAACGTTGGGTTCGGCAATTCGGGCCTGGCGGCCGGCCTGGCGGGTGTGGCCAATGTCGGGTGGGCCAATGCCGGCAGCGACAACTGGGGCTTGGCGAACCTGGGAGTGGGCAATATTGGGTTCGCCAATACCGGTGACAACAACATCGGGATCGGGCTGGTCGGGGACAATCTGACCGGGTTCGGTGGTTGGAACTCCGGGACCGGCAATCTGGGGTTGTTCAACTCCGGTACCGGCAATATCGGGTTCTTCAATACCGGGACCGGGAACTTCGGTATCGGGAATTCGGGTAGCTACAACACCGGTATCGGTAACTCGGGTGTGGCCTCGACCGGGCTATTCAATGCCGGGAGTTTCAACACCGGGGTGGCCAATGCCGGTGGCTACAACACGGGCAGCCTTAACGTGGGCAGCTTCAACACCGGTGACGTCAATCCCGGCGATATCAACACCGGTTGGTTCAACGTCGGTGACATCAACACCGGCTGGTTCAACACCGGCAATGTCAACACCGGGGCGTTCAACGCCGGCAGCTTCAACAACGGGGCGTTGTGGACCGGTGACTGGCACGGTGTCTACGGCTTCTCGTTCAGCATCGATATCGCTGGTAGCACCCTTCTCGACATCAACGAAACCCTAAACTTCGGCCCCGTCACGATCGATCAGATCGACATCCCCGGCATGTCACTGTTCGACATCGACGAACTCATCGAGATCGGGCCGTTCACCATCCCACAAATCGACGTGCCCGCAATAGATCTCGACATCCACGATCTGATCCCGGACCTCCCAACGGAGATCCCGCCGATCGTCTTCTTCCCCGGCGTGGACTTCCCCGGCGAGACTATTGTGACTCCCGTCATCAACCCGGCCACTCCAGCCCCGCCGCCATTCACACTCCCCGTGATCACCGTGGACATCTCACAGCCGGGGATACTCGCCGGCACGTGGACCATCGGGCAGCCCAACGGCCTCAACGCCAACGGCCATGCCAACCAACCCGTGACGGGCATCACCATTACCACCGGCGCCGGTAACGCATCGACCGGTAGCACGTCGATCACGATCCCACCCATCGTCATCCCGGAGATCGCGACGTCGAGTATTCCGCTGAACATTGATGGGGCGTTGCGGTTGCCGGCGTTCACCTTGTTCCCGGGTGGGTTGTCGATTCCGGAGAACCCGATTCCGTTGATGGTCCAGGCGGCCGGTGTGTTGGACCCGATCACGATTTTCCCGGGTGGGTTCACGATCGACCCGCTGCCGCTGAACCTGGCGTTGAACCTCAGCGTGCCCGACAGCAGCATCCCGATCATCGATATCCCGGCGACACCGGGCTTCGGCAACACCACACCGACGCCGTCGTCGGGGTTCTTCAATTCCGGGACCGGCGGCACATCGGGGTTCGGTAACTTCGGTGCGGGTATCTCGGGGTGGTGGAACCAAGCACACGAGCTGCTGGCGGGGTCGGGCTCGGGGGTGCTCAACGTCGGCTCGCTGGGCTCGGGGGTGCTCAACGTCGGCTCGGGTGTCTCGGGGCTCTACAACACCAGCACCCTAGACCTAGGAACCCCGGCGTTGCTCTCGGGCATCGGCACCCTGGGCCAGCAGCTGGCGGGGATCTCGGCGGCCGGGACCGCGCTGCACCAGACCCTGATTGTGAATCTGGGGTTGGCCAATGTGGGCAACGTCAACGTGGGGTTGGGCAATGTCGGGCAGTTCAACCTCGGGGGCGCCAACCTCGGCGATCTCAACCTGGGCCTGGGCAATATCGGTGGCGGCAACCTCGGGTTCGCCAACGTCGGTGACGGCAACTTCGGGTGGGCTAACAAGGGGCTGGCCGCGTTGGCGGGGGTGGGCAATGTTGGGTTCGCCAACGCGGGCAGTGACAACTGGGGGCTGGCGAATCTGGGTGTGGGCAATATCGGGTTGGCCAACACTGGGAGCAACAACATCGGGATCGGGCTGGTCGGGGACAACCTGACCGGTATCGGGGGGCTGAACTCCGGGGCCGGCAATCTGGGGTTGTTCAACTCCGGCACTGGCAATGTCGGGTTCTTCAACACCGGTACCGGCAACGTTGGGTTGTTCAATTCCGGGGACTACAACACCGGTATCGCCAACTCGGGCGTCGCCAACACCGGGTTGTTCAATGCCGGGAGTTTCAACACCGGGGTGGCTAACCCCGGGAGCTACAACACGGGCAGTTTCAATGCCGGGGACACCAACAGTGGCGATGTCAATCCCGGTGATGTCAACACCGGCTGGTTCAACACCGGCCACGCCAACACCGGCATCGCCAACTCGGGGGCGGTTGGCACCGGGGCGTTCCTGTCGGGCAATTTCAGCAACGGCATCTTGTGGCGTGGTGACTACGAGGGCTTGTTGGGCTTGTCCTATCACCTTGATGTGCCCAAGATCTCGATCCTGGACGCGGAGTTCACGGGCAGTTTCGGTCCGGTGGTCATCCCGCCGATCCCGGTCCCGGAGATCAATGCCCACCTGGGTGGCAACGTCGCGATGGGCGCGTTCACCCTCCCGCAGATCGACATCCCCGCCCTTGACCCCGACATCACCGGAAACATCGCCCTGGGCCCCATCACCCTCCCGTCCGTCACCATCCCCGCTATCGACTCCATCACCTTCATCAGCTCGTCGGACGGGGTAACCGCGCCGTTCACATCGTTCAGCCCATTCATCATCTGGACGTCCGCCGGCGTCGGTGCCCCGACGTACTACACGATCGGCAGGGAATACATCCCCACCCCAATCCTTGACCCCCCAACCCCGTTCGCGACCGGCAATGTCGGTGCCAACGGTGGCATGTCCGGCCCCAGTAACACCATCATCAGTCTGGCCACCCAGGCTTTTAGCACTCCCGCGCTCAGTATTCAGCCGCTGTCGGCGGGTTTCGGTGTGCCGGGCAGTCTGGATGCGATCACCGTGTTCCCGGGTGGTTTGACATTCGACGGCGCTTCGCTGCTCAACCTCGATGTGATCGCTGGTGCCGGCGGGGTGGACATTCCGGCGATCACGTTCCCGCAAATCCCGGCCAGCGCCGTCGGGTCGCTGTTCGTTGCTCCCAGCAGCATCCCGCTGATCGACATCCCGCCGACCCCGGGCATCGGCAACACGACCACCCTGCCGTCGTCGGGGTTCTTCAACACCGGTGCCGGTGGCGGATCGGGGTGGGGCAACGTCGGTGCCGGGATGTCGGGCTGGTGGAACCAGGCCCACGACGTGGTGGCCGGGGCCGGCTCGGGCTATTTCAATGTCGGCTCGCTGTCCTCGGGCATTCTCAACGTCGGTTCGGCGGTATCGGGCTTCTACAACACCGCCACGGTGGCGTTCGGGACCCCGGCGGTGGTCTCGGGCATCGGCAACGTCGGCGATCACCTCGCCGGGGTGTTGGCCGCCAACGCCGGTGGGCACAACCCCATCACTGTCTTCAACGCCGGGTTGGCCAACGTCGGCAACGGCGACGTCGGGTTCGCCAACGTCGGCAACCTCAACTGGGGTGCGGCCAATATCGGCGACCTCAACCTGGGCCTGGGCAATATCGGTGGCGGCAACCTCGGGTTCGCCAACGTCGGTGAGGGCAACCTCGGGTTCGCCAACTCGGGTCTGGCCGCGGGCCTGGCGGGGGTGGGCAATGTCGGGTGGGGTAATGCCGGTAGCGGCAACTGGGGATTGGCCAACCTCGGTGTGGGCAATATCGGGTTGGCCAACACCGGGAGCAACAACATCGGGATCGGGCTGGTCGGGGACAACCTGACCGGGATCGGCGGGCTGAACTCCGGGGCCGGCAACATCGGGTTGTTCAACTCCGGCACCGGCAACGTCGGGTTCTTCAACACCGGTACCGGCAACTTCGGATTGTTCAATTCCGGCAGTTACAACACCGGGATCGGCAATTCCGGGATCGCCAGCACGGGGTTGTTCAACGCCGGCAGCTTCAACACAGGCATGGCCAATACCGGTAGTTACAACACGGGCACCTTCAACGCCGGGGACACCAACACCGGTGATCTCAACCCGGGCAACACCAACACCGGCTGGTTGAACACCGGGCATTCCAACACCGGTATCGCCAACGCCGGCAATGTCAACACCGGTGCCTTCATCGAGGGCAACTTCAGCAACGGCATGCTGTGGCGGGGCAACTACCAGGGCCTGCCTGGTTTCGAACTGGGTTACACCATTCCGCAGTTCCCCGCGGTCGGCGTCGAGGTCACCGGTGGGGTGGGTCCGATCACCGTGCTGCCGTCCATCCAGATCCCGTCGATTCCGTGGGGCGTCACCGCGATCGGCGACATCGGCGCACTGGCCATCCCGGACATCCCGATCCCATCGTTCACCGTGGGCATCGACCCCAGCCTTGCGGTGGGCCCGATCAGCGTCGCGGACATCATCCTCACCACCCCCGGCGCTACGCTCTCCGTGCTCCAATCGGAAGTCACCACGATTTCCGGATCGAGCGATTCGTTTGTCTTGCTCGCCAGCTTCGCTCTACGCCTTCCGGGACCGGTCATGTTCATGGGCAATCCTGGCGGAGAAACCGTCATTACCCCCGGATTCAGCGTGGATCCCATAGCCTTCGACCCCACGCCAGTGAGCTTCCCGGGATTCACCATCCCCACCGACCCCATCCAGATCGGCCTGCCGCTGTCGCTGACCATCCCGGGCTTCACCATCCCCGGCGGCACGCTCATACCCCAACTACCCCTGGGCCTGGCGCTCTCCGACGGCACCCCCGCCTTCGACATCCCGTCGCTGATCACCATCGACCGGATCGCGCTGGACCTGACCGGCGACTCCACCATCGGCCCCATCAACATCCCCATCTTCGGCTTCGGCGGAACCCCGGGCTTCGGCAACATGACCACACTGCCGTCGTCGGGCTTCTTCAACACCGGCGGCGGCGGGGGCTCAGGCTTCTACAACGTCGGCTCGGCCATGTCGGGCTGGCTCAACGCCATCTCCGATCCGCTGCTGGGATCCGCCTCCGGCTTCGCCAACTTCGGCACCGAACTCTCCGGCATCCTCAACCGCGGCGCCGACCTCTCCGGCGTGTACAACCGCAGCACGCTCGACCTCATCACCTCGGCCGTGGTCTCCGGCTTCGCCAACGTCGGGCAAAACCTCTCCGGCTTGTTCTACACCGGAACCGGACCGTAG